One stretch of Pedobacter riviphilus DNA includes these proteins:
- a CDS encoding glycoside hydrolase family 43 protein yields MMNKRISFVLGFIAFSLSLTSYVSAQQTYTSFTPGKIWKDDKGVHINAHGGGIVEYKGVYYWFGEHKIEGEKGNTAQVGVHCYSSKDLYNWKDEGIALPVSEDLKSDIAKGAILERPKVVYNKKTKKFVMWFHLELLGKGYAAARSGVAVADRPTGPYTFIRSYRPNPEKMPFYPAETAEKDMVNCQQPANKSDGFFCRDLPGGQMARDMTVFVDDDGKAYHVFSSEENFTLHLAELTPDYLGHTGKFIRIYVGQQTEAPALFKKNGIYYMIGSGCTGWAPNPARWFKANSIWGPWTYMGNPCQGEGAKLTYGGQSTHVLPVPGKKGEFIFMADKWEPKNAIDGRYLWLPIKFENDKISINWADEWDLSVFKK; encoded by the coding sequence ATGATGAATAAGAGAATCAGTTTTGTTTTAGGATTTATCGCCTTTAGTTTGAGCTTAACCAGTTATGTTTCTGCACAGCAAACTTATACTTCTTTTACCCCGGGTAAAATTTGGAAGGACGATAAAGGTGTTCACATCAATGCTCATGGTGGCGGAATCGTTGAATATAAAGGAGTTTATTATTGGTTTGGTGAGCATAAAATTGAAGGCGAAAAAGGAAACACCGCACAAGTAGGTGTGCATTGCTATTCATCGAAAGATTTATACAATTGGAAAGATGAAGGCATTGCGCTTCCGGTTTCCGAAGATCTGAAAAGTGATATTGCCAAAGGTGCTATTCTAGAGCGTCCGAAAGTGGTGTACAACAAGAAAACCAAAAAGTTTGTAATGTGGTTTCACTTAGAGCTTTTAGGCAAGGGTTATGCGGCAGCAAGATCGGGTGTTGCAGTGGCCGACCGTCCAACCGGGCCATATACTTTTATCAGAAGTTATCGCCCAAATCCGGAGAAAATGCCTTTCTATCCGGCAGAAACAGCAGAAAAAGATATGGTAAACTGCCAGCAACCCGCCAATAAAAGTGATGGCTTTTTCTGTAGGGATTTACCTGGCGGGCAAATGGCAAGAGATATGACCGTTTTTGTAGATGATGATGGAAAAGCCTATCATGTATTCTCTTCAGAAGAGAATTTTACGCTGCATTTGGCTGAGTTAACCCCCGATTATTTAGGGCATACCGGAAAATTTATCAGAATTTATGTGGGGCAACAAACAGAAGCACCGGCTTTGTTTAAGAAAAACGGAATTTACTACATGATTGGTTCGGGCTGTACAGGCTGGGCACCAAATCCGGCAAGATGGTTCAAAGCAAACTCCATTTGGGGGCCTTGGACTTACATGGGGAATCCCTGCCAGGGCGAAGGAGCTAAGCTAACCTATGGCGGGCAGAGTACACATGTATTACCTGTACCAGGTAAAAAAGGAGAGTTTATTTTTATGGCAGATAAATGGGAACCAAAAAACGCCATTGATGGCCGTTATTTATGGCTGCCAATCAAATTTGAGAACGATAAAATTTCGATAAACTGGGCAGACGAATGGGATCTGAGCGTGTTTAAAAAGTAA
- a CDS encoding glycoside hydrolase family 35 protein, whose protein sequence is MKVKLLWLVAICFSLSAFGQQAKHTFKLGETNFLLDDKPFQIISGELHYPRVPKEAWRARMKMAKAMGLNTIGTYVFWNLHEPQKGKFDFSGNNNIAEFVKIAQQEGLWVILRPSPYVCAEWEFGGYPYWLQNEKGLVVRSTEKQYLEEYKKYIVEVGKQLAPLQINHGGNIIMVQVENEYGSYAADKSYLDINRKMFIEAGFDGLLYTCDPAADVRDGHLDGLLPALNGIDNPAKIRQLVNENHKGKGPYFIAEWYPAWFDWWGTAHHTVPAEQYTNRLDSVLAAGISINMYMFHGGTTRGFMNGANYKDISPYEPQTSSYDYDAPLNEAGNATDKFMQFRAVIEKHLPEGQNLPVVAAAKPSIAVAPFKLGSKVALFNALPKAVKNITPLTFEDLKQDYGYVLYRTTIKGGKKGELQIKQLRDYALIFINQKRIGILDRRLNQNTLALDLPAGEVQLDIFVENMGRVNFGKYLLENKKGITEQVTFDGTEVKNWSMYGFPFNNDSITITNPSKANGNGPSLQKGSFQISTVADTYLDMTDWGKGVVWVNGHNLGKYWAIGPQQTLYIPQEWLKKGKNDIAVLELIKPDQNILKAIDQPILNTLKKLNVD, encoded by the coding sequence ATGAAAGTAAAATTACTATGGTTAGTGGCGATATGTTTCTCCTTATCGGCCTTTGGCCAGCAAGCTAAACATACGTTTAAACTAGGAGAGACAAACTTTTTATTAGATGACAAACCATTTCAGATTATCTCTGGTGAGCTGCATTATCCACGCGTGCCCAAAGAGGCCTGGAGGGCGCGTATGAAGATGGCTAAAGCAATGGGCCTAAACACCATCGGTACCTACGTATTCTGGAACCTGCACGAACCACAAAAAGGAAAATTCGATTTTTCGGGGAACAACAACATTGCCGAATTTGTTAAAATCGCCCAGCAAGAAGGCCTTTGGGTTATCTTAAGACCAAGCCCTTACGTTTGTGCGGAGTGGGAGTTCGGTGGTTATCCATATTGGCTTCAGAATGAAAAAGGTCTTGTGGTAAGAAGTACCGAAAAACAATATTTGGAAGAGTATAAAAAATATATTGTTGAAGTAGGGAAACAGTTGGCCCCATTGCAGATTAACCATGGTGGTAACATCATTATGGTGCAGGTAGAGAACGAATATGGTTCTTACGCTGCTGATAAAAGCTATTTAGATATCAATCGAAAAATGTTTATTGAGGCTGGCTTTGATGGATTGCTTTATACCTGCGATCCTGCAGCAGATGTAAGGGACGGACATTTAGATGGATTACTACCGGCACTAAACGGGATTGATAATCCAGCAAAAATTAGGCAGTTGGTAAATGAGAATCATAAGGGCAAAGGGCCGTATTTTATAGCAGAATGGTACCCTGCATGGTTCGATTGGTGGGGAACGGCACACCACACTGTTCCGGCAGAACAATATACAAACAGGTTAGATTCGGTTCTGGCAGCAGGTATTTCGATTAATATGTACATGTTTCATGGAGGTACCACCCGCGGTTTTATGAATGGAGCTAACTACAAGGATATTTCACCTTACGAGCCACAAACCAGTAGCTATGATTATGATGCACCTTTAAACGAAGCGGGTAATGCTACCGATAAATTTATGCAGTTTAGGGCTGTAATCGAAAAACACCTCCCGGAAGGGCAAAACTTACCAGTAGTAGCAGCTGCCAAACCTAGTATAGCAGTTGCACCTTTTAAACTGGGGAGTAAAGTAGCTTTGTTTAATGCACTGCCAAAAGCTGTAAAAAATATTACGCCCTTAACTTTCGAAGATCTTAAACAAGATTATGGTTACGTATTGTACCGCACTACCATTAAGGGAGGGAAAAAAGGTGAACTGCAGATTAAACAATTGCGCGATTATGCCCTCATTTTTATCAATCAAAAAAGGATAGGGATTTTAGACCGCAGGCTAAACCAAAATACATTAGCATTAGATCTTCCGGCAGGAGAGGTACAGCTTGATATTTTTGTTGAGAATATGGGACGGGTAAATTTTGGAAAGTATTTGTTAGAAAATAAAAAAGGAATTACCGAGCAAGTAACTTTTGATGGTACCGAGGTTAAAAACTGGTCAATGTATGGTTTCCCTTTTAACAACGATAGTATTACCATTACTAATCCTTCAAAAGCAAATGGAAACGGACCGTCATTACAGAAAGGATCCTTTCAGATTTCAACCGTTGCTGATACTTATTTAGATATGACTGATTGGGGAAAAGGAGTAGTATGGGTTAACGGACATAACTTAGGGAAGTACTGGGCAATTGGTCCACAGCAAACACTTTATATCCCTCAAGAGTGGTTAAAAAAAGGTAAAAATGATATTGCCGTTTTAGAACTGATTAAACCTGATCAAAATATTTTGAAAGCAATTGATCAACCAATTTTAAATACGCTTAAAAAATTAAACGTAGATTAA
- a CDS encoding SusC/RagA family TonB-linked outer membrane protein: MQKKLLLKFSAVFLLLLKIIPANASNEAKLALNFKQNIDTLQKAPSLYLVDENQLPLVGIKLVNTKNKFSAVTDMNGIGQLSYSTGDVIEVYALNSLVLKVEIKKNESMIMVSSKNPGVASLKPIRTLYDQTVKPSLSTMATDVVYNTDLTKTPVTSIKSSITGRLAGLYTNQNSGRLGSEGRTDGTASLISLGSLGSDAVTMSLRGQNPVVIVDGIPRPLTIFNMEEIESITVLKDAVSTAMLGVKGASGVILITTRRGAKAKQSISFTAQTAFQKSLKLPQALNSFQYATLYNEARLNDGLTPVYTAADLQAYQTGSDPQGHFDVNWADLVTKPSSRFNHYTLNVSGGNDFGKYFVAVEHVDQNGLFRTSDLNTYNTDNNYKSYVIRSNVDLQINKKLSAGINLMGRLINGNEPGYGSQSILNSIYATPNNAYPIYNPNGSFGTTSSYQNNIYAQAISSGYIGTYKRDVSADLFLKRTFDEITKGLWLKAKASIYATLSENTYRNKSFASFFYNPTTKAYTQYGTIGTQNNYTGINYQGHSDYEELTLGYDRNFGQHGISAVLLANHDNSFTGSDLPYTVQGISGKASYNFDEKYVADVAFGYNGSNYYPPSGNYKYGFFPAMGLAWNINKENFLKDSKWLNSLKLYGSYGKTGNDNPGYFVYIQRYFDGTATYFGSTPGSNTSIYEQPLANPNITWEKANKFNVGLQGAILDNKLSFTAEYYRDKYYDLLMQRGKNSALIGQNYPLENIGQSRYTGWDFKLNFQQTVNDFNYYVAATGGLQQSKVLYQNEVNQPFPWMARTGQAVGQRYGYVADGLFQNTAEVNSSAKLEGYTAQPGDIKYRDLNGDGIINQLDQTAIGNAKPLFYYGLNFGFQFKGFDFSALIQGAMNRTIYLNGNTEWAFQNNGFGQAWEQNLDRWTPQTAATATMPRLSVGTNINNEATSTFWQHSGNYARLKNVEVGYTIPNHWARKIGLQSIRVFGNGTNLLTFSAYDRVDPEVYNGNYPIQRSINMGINIKL; the protein is encoded by the coding sequence ATGCAAAAAAAATTACTACTGAAATTTTCAGCTGTGTTTTTATTGTTGCTTAAAATTATCCCGGCAAACGCTTCTAACGAAGCTAAACTTGCCCTGAATTTTAAGCAGAATATTGATACACTGCAGAAAGCTCCATCCCTCTACCTTGTTGATGAAAACCAGCTTCCACTTGTAGGCATTAAACTGGTTAATACCAAGAACAAATTCAGCGCTGTTACCGATATGAATGGTATAGGTCAATTGAGCTATAGCACTGGCGATGTGATTGAAGTATATGCTTTAAATTCACTCGTGCTAAAAGTCGAGATCAAGAAAAACGAGAGCATGATTATGGTAAGCAGCAAAAACCCTGGCGTTGCTTCACTAAAGCCAATACGTACACTATACGACCAAACTGTTAAACCGTCGCTTTCTACCATGGCAACTGATGTCGTGTACAATACAGATTTAACTAAAACTCCAGTAACATCTATTAAATCATCTATTACAGGACGTTTGGCGGGTTTATATACCAATCAGAATTCTGGAAGATTGGGTTCTGAGGGGCGAACAGATGGAACGGCTTCGCTAATCTCACTGGGTTCACTAGGCTCTGATGCCGTTACCATGTCGTTAAGGGGGCAAAATCCAGTCGTTATTGTAGATGGTATACCAAGACCACTTACTATTTTCAATATGGAAGAGATCGAATCGATTACGGTATTAAAAGATGCTGTTTCTACCGCAATGTTAGGCGTAAAAGGTGCAAGTGGTGTTATTTTGATCACCACCAGAAGGGGAGCAAAGGCAAAACAGAGTATTTCATTTACAGCACAAACAGCATTTCAAAAATCACTTAAACTTCCACAAGCATTAAATTCATTTCAATATGCCACTTTATACAATGAAGCAAGATTAAATGATGGCTTAACACCAGTTTATACTGCTGCCGATCTACAAGCCTACCAAACAGGAAGTGACCCACAAGGCCACTTTGATGTAAATTGGGCCGATCTGGTAACCAAACCTAGCTCACGTTTTAACCATTACACCTTAAACGTTTCTGGTGGAAACGATTTTGGGAAATATTTTGTAGCTGTTGAACATGTAGATCAGAATGGACTTTTCAGGACATCCGATCTTAATACCTATAATACCGACAACAATTACAAAAGTTATGTAATCCGTTCTAATGTAGATCTTCAGATAAATAAAAAACTTTCAGCAGGCATTAATTTGATGGGTCGTTTGATAAATGGAAACGAACCTGGTTATGGTTCTCAATCTATTTTAAATTCCATTTATGCTACGCCAAACAATGCCTATCCTATTTATAACCCGAATGGAAGTTTTGGTACTACTTCATCGTACCAGAACAATATTTATGCGCAAGCCATTTCATCAGGTTATATCGGGACATATAAAAGAGATGTATCAGCCGATCTATTCTTAAAAAGAACATTCGATGAAATTACAAAAGGACTTTGGTTAAAAGCTAAAGCATCAATTTATGCTACATTATCAGAAAACACTTATAGGAATAAATCATTTGCAAGTTTCTTCTATAATCCAACTACCAAAGCCTATACACAATATGGCACCATTGGTACACAAAATAACTATACTGGGATTAATTATCAAGGCCACTCTGATTATGAAGAGCTAACGCTTGGTTATGACCGCAATTTTGGTCAACATGGAATAAGTGCAGTTTTATTGGCCAACCATGACAATTCATTCACAGGTTCTGATCTTCCTTATACGGTTCAGGGAATTTCGGGCAAGGCATCGTATAATTTCGATGAGAAATACGTTGCCGATGTTGCTTTTGGATATAATGGTTCAAATTATTATCCACCATCGGGCAATTATAAATATGGATTTTTTCCAGCTATGGGCCTGGCCTGGAATATTAACAAAGAAAACTTTTTGAAAGATAGCAAATGGTTAAACAGCTTGAAGCTATATGGTTCCTATGGTAAAACCGGAAATGATAATCCTGGCTATTTTGTGTACATCCAACGATATTTTGATGGTACGGCCACTTATTTTGGTTCAACACCAGGCTCAAATACGAGTATCTACGAACAACCTTTGGCCAATCCGAACATTACCTGGGAGAAAGCGAATAAATTTAATGTCGGCTTGCAAGGTGCCATTTTAGATAATAAACTGAGTTTTACTGCCGAGTATTATCGAGATAAATATTATGATCTGTTGATGCAGCGAGGTAAAAATTCTGCGCTTATCGGGCAGAATTATCCATTGGAAAACATAGGTCAGAGCAGGTATACCGGTTGGGATTTTAAATTGAATTTCCAGCAGACAGTTAACGATTTTAACTATTATGTTGCAGCTACTGGAGGTTTACAGCAATCGAAAGTGCTTTACCAAAACGAAGTGAATCAGCCATTTCCTTGGATGGCCAGAACAGGACAGGCTGTTGGTCAGCGCTATGGGTACGTAGCCGATGGTTTATTTCAAAATACAGCTGAAGTAAACAGCAGTGCTAAATTAGAAGGTTATACCGCACAACCCGGTGATATTAAATACCGCGATTTAAACGGAGATGGCATCATCAACCAGTTGGATCAAACAGCTATCGGTAATGCTAAACCATTGTTCTACTATGGTTTAAATTTTGGCTTCCAGTTTAAAGGATTTGATTTCAGTGCATTAATACAGGGAGCTATGAACCGTACCATTTATCTGAATGGAAATACGGAATGGGCTTTTCAGAACAACGGTTTCGGACAAGCATGGGAACAGAATCTTGATCGTTGGACGCCTCAAACAGCTGCTACTGCAACCATGCCAAGGCTATCGGTAGGTACAAATATCAATAACGAAGCGACCTCTACTTTCTGGCAGCACTCTGGTAATTATGCACGCTTAAAAAATGTTGAGGTGGGTTATACTATACCAAATCATTGGGCCAGGAAAATCGGATTACAAAGCATCAGGGTATTTGGCAATGGAACCAATTTGCTAACATTTTCCGCTTACGACCGTGTAGATCCTGAGGTTTACAATGGGAACTATCCGATCCAGCGATCGATCAACATGGGGATTAATATTAAACTTTAA
- a CDS encoding RagB/SusD family nutrient uptake outer membrane protein, which yields MKNFKQHIILALFGFQVAMAITSCKKVETEPRDWIQADLVWDDQDKNGTVAGFFLNSVYNYIPGGFNRIDGDFLDAASGDAIPSRNNTQVEYFTNGRISTLNNPDPYWGNSYYGIRAANIFLANINVVPIAALTKQYWRAEARYIRALLYFELLKRYGGVPLIGDKVFTLEDNLEIPRNTFTECMNYIISECDAVKDSLRLETGANYTTSDWGRIPKGAAIALKCRAYLYAASPLYNGGGVESNGTLKNLTGYPTADASRWQKVIDAAVELNALNYYQLQPVYNNVFLTNKNTEVILSKQAAVNTGIETTNAPSGYGAPALSNGRTSPTADLVNAFTMRNGLPITDAASGYNPAAPYANRDLRLDYTIFYNGVNWLNRGVQTYEGGLDKPGGTTIQTRTGYYMRKFMGNFATNSTYTNQSHNFILFRYAEIILNYAEALNEVGRTEDAVKQIILLRTRAGITAGANTRYGIPTGISADDMRILIRNERRVELAFEEHRFWDIRRWKIAPSVLNGTLSGTRITKNANNTFTYENVPAVTSIFTNKLYHMPVPYAETTKNSQLLQNEGW from the coding sequence ATGAAAAATTTTAAACAACATATCATACTAGCCCTCTTTGGTTTTCAGGTGGCCATGGCCATTACCTCATGTAAAAAGGTAGAAACCGAACCACGCGATTGGATTCAGGCCGATCTAGTTTGGGACGATCAGGATAAAAATGGAACCGTTGCAGGTTTTTTCTTAAACAGCGTGTATAATTATATTCCAGGTGGCTTCAACAGGATAGATGGTGATTTTTTAGATGCTGCCTCGGGTGACGCCATTCCATCAAGAAACAATACCCAGGTAGAGTATTTTACAAACGGAAGGATCAGCACACTTAACAATCCAGATCCTTATTGGGGCAACAGTTACTATGGTATTAGAGCGGCGAATATTTTTCTGGCGAATATCAATGTAGTACCTATTGCAGCATTAACCAAACAATATTGGAGAGCAGAAGCACGATACATCAGGGCATTATTGTATTTCGAACTGTTGAAAAGGTATGGCGGTGTGCCCTTGATTGGCGATAAGGTTTTCACTCTTGAGGACAATCTCGAAATACCTAGAAACACTTTTACAGAATGTATGAATTATATCATTAGTGAGTGTGATGCTGTTAAAGATAGTTTAAGGTTAGAAACCGGTGCAAATTATACAACTTCCGACTGGGGAAGGATTCCGAAAGGGGCAGCAATTGCTTTAAAATGCAGGGCTTATTTGTACGCTGCAAGTCCGTTGTATAATGGAGGAGGTGTAGAATCGAATGGTACCTTGAAAAACTTAACAGGGTATCCAACTGCTGACGCAAGTCGCTGGCAAAAAGTAATAGATGCCGCAGTAGAACTTAATGCATTAAATTATTACCAGTTACAGCCCGTATATAACAATGTTTTCCTTACTAATAAAAATACGGAGGTGATATTGAGTAAACAGGCCGCGGTAAATACAGGGATAGAAACTACCAATGCGCCATCGGGTTATGGAGCACCGGCTTTAAGTAACGGTAGAACAAGTCCAACAGCCGATTTGGTGAATGCATTTACCATGAGAAACGGCTTGCCTATTACTGATGCGGCATCAGGCTATAATCCTGCAGCACCTTATGCTAACCGAGATCTCAGGTTGGATTACACTATCTTTTACAATGGCGTAAACTGGTTAAATAGAGGAGTGCAAACTTATGAAGGCGGTTTGGATAAACCAGGTGGAACAACCATACAAACACGCACAGGTTATTATATGCGCAAGTTTATGGGGAATTTTGCCACCAATAGTACTTATACCAATCAATCGCACAATTTCATTCTTTTTAGGTATGCCGAAATCATCCTGAACTATGCAGAAGCTTTAAATGAGGTTGGCCGAACAGAAGATGCTGTTAAGCAGATTATTCTTTTACGTACCAGGGCTGGTATCACTGCAGGAGCAAATACCCGCTATGGTATTCCAACAGGGATTTCTGCAGATGACATGAGAATACTGATTAGAAACGAAAGAAGGGTAGAGCTGGCTTTCGAAGAACACCGTTTTTGGGATATCCGCAGATGGAAAATCGCACCAAGTGTGCTAAATGGTACTTTAAGTGGCACCAGGATTACCAAAAATGCGAATAATACATTCACTTACGAAAATGTTCCGGCAGTAACATCAATTTTTACCAATAAACTCTACCACATGCCTGTGCCTTATGCCGAGACAACCAAAAATAGTCAGTTGCTTCAAAACGAAGGTTGGTAA
- a CDS encoding SusC/RagA family TonB-linked outer membrane protein: MATNGVVTDGKGNYTLRLKGSSGIIVVSFVGAIPKEVVVGNRKTVNVQLEDDVQGLEQVVVIGYGKQKKITLTGSMSTITGADIRQNPSASLQNTLVGRLPGFFSQQRSGAPGSDGATFFIRGISSYNGGSTTPLIIVDDIEYSPEQFAAIDANEVENISILKDAATTAIYGIKGANGVVVVTTRRGKLGIPQITFRSEYSVMQPTVMPKFLDAYESAKLYNQARANDGLAPRFTETDLQKYQDGSDPYGHPNNDWKKILFKDFSSQIKGNFDISGGTEKVKYFVSAGFLYQDGMLRNYGEEQGVNSNFYYNRYNYRSNLDIKATNTMDIRIDLYGNLGVTNTNNIGSAFGYNDIFYDYVSFASLAPFNYPVYNPDGTFGYSKWQRDENPNYNQNNIVGRITHYGYNRKYGNNMNLVANVNQKLDFITKGLSIKGVLSYASTYDYTRSMTRDQFPSFIYNSDNNTYEPRDPNIYRVRRYFIGYNAGSTIRNLTTQAILSYDRSFGSHHVYGTALTNINTVIKYNDNAVYNFVPNNFKGYTGRVGYDYADKYLFQFNAAYNGSDRFVSKKKYGFFPAASAGWVVSNEEFWKDNVKFVDFLKFRGSYGIVGNDRIGDGFNYYYQQNYSGGNNASFGYSDNTQTGLVEGTLGNDDVTWEKEKKVDVAMEFGLLGSKITGSIDLFHNVRSDILTSRGTVSSIFGVGLPPVNLGKVQNQGGEIEISYRDKIGNVDFSVRANYSLAKNKILYRDEPTPAYPYQAFTGNSIGQILTYQWIGFYTSAADIASSPVPQTTPRIGDLKYADLNGDGKIDGYDMSINGNPNLPNTNYGLELRTNYKNFGLSLLFQAATNFNVRGVAEAIQAFASNLTSIHQNSWTPALGDAAQYPLLSLSPGLSSPSAYPSTFWLVSGNYLRLKNAEFSYNFPQKLTERLKVQSIRTYINGYNLLTWSSLDKRYQFDPESNSGQDRIKYPPQKMINLGLSVTF; the protein is encoded by the coding sequence TTGGCAACTAATGGGGTGGTTACCGATGGAAAGGGAAATTATACCCTTCGTTTAAAAGGAAGTAGTGGCATCATCGTGGTTTCTTTTGTAGGTGCAATTCCAAAAGAGGTTGTAGTTGGCAATAGAAAAACCGTTAATGTTCAGTTGGAGGATGATGTGCAGGGCTTAGAGCAGGTAGTGGTTATCGGGTACGGTAAACAGAAAAAAATAACCCTCACCGGATCTATGAGTACCATTACAGGTGCAGATATCCGTCAGAATCCATCTGCCAGTTTACAAAATACATTGGTGGGCAGGTTACCGGGTTTCTTCTCTCAACAACGTTCTGGTGCGCCTGGTTCCGATGGAGCTACATTTTTTATTCGAGGGATAAGCTCATACAATGGCGGTTCTACTACACCTTTGATCATCGTTGATGACATTGAATACAGTCCTGAACAGTTTGCCGCAATTGATGCAAATGAAGTAGAAAACATCAGTATACTTAAAGATGCTGCAACTACTGCAATTTACGGTATTAAAGGTGCAAATGGTGTAGTAGTGGTTACCACGAGAAGAGGTAAGTTGGGAATACCACAGATTACTTTCAGAAGTGAGTATAGTGTAATGCAACCTACGGTTATGCCAAAATTTTTAGATGCTTACGAATCTGCAAAATTGTATAACCAGGCCAGGGCAAATGACGGGCTTGCACCAAGGTTTACTGAAACAGACCTGCAAAAATACCAGGATGGATCTGATCCATACGGACATCCGAACAATGATTGGAAAAAGATTCTCTTCAAAGATTTCAGCAGTCAGATAAAAGGTAATTTCGATATCTCTGGAGGTACCGAAAAAGTAAAATATTTTGTTTCCGCAGGTTTTCTCTATCAAGATGGGATGTTGCGCAATTATGGCGAGGAACAGGGCGTAAATTCAAATTTTTATTATAATCGCTATAATTACCGTTCAAATCTCGATATCAAAGCGACCAATACAATGGATATCAGAATCGATTTATATGGTAACCTGGGGGTAACTAATACCAATAACATCGGTAGTGCCTTTGGTTATAACGATATCTTTTACGATTATGTAAGTTTCGCTTCGTTAGCCCCATTCAATTATCCAGTTTACAATCCTGATGGAACTTTTGGTTATAGCAAATGGCAACGGGATGAAAATCCAAACTACAATCAGAATAATATTGTTGGAAGGATTACTCACTATGGTTATAATCGTAAATATGGCAACAACATGAATCTGGTTGCCAATGTGAACCAGAAATTGGATTTCATTACCAAAGGCTTATCGATAAAGGGAGTGCTCTCGTATGCGAGTACATATGATTATACCAGAAGTATGACAAGAGATCAGTTCCCATCCTTTATTTACAATTCAGATAACAACACTTACGAGCCAAGAGATCCGAATATTTACCGTGTTAGAAGATATTTTATTGGTTACAACGCTGGTAGTACCATTAGAAACTTAACTACTCAGGCCATTTTAAGTTATGATAGGAGCTTTGGTAGCCACCACGTTTATGGAACAGCATTAACCAATATCAATACCGTAATTAAATACAATGATAATGCTGTATATAACTTTGTTCCTAATAATTTTAAAGGTTATACGGGACGGGTAGGCTACGATTATGCAGATAAATATTTATTTCAATTTAATGCCGCCTATAATGGTTCAGATCGCTTTGTAAGTAAGAAAAAGTATGGGTTTTTCCCTGCTGCATCTGCAGGATGGGTGGTGTCGAATGAGGAATTCTGGAAGGATAACGTAAAATTTGTCGATTTCTTAAAGTTTAGGGGCTCATATGGTATAGTAGGTAATGATCGTATAGGAGATGGTTTTAACTATTATTATCAGCAAAACTATAGTGGTGGTAATAATGCATCATTTGGCTATTCAGATAATACACAGACTGGTCTTGTGGAAGGTACCTTGGGTAATGATGATGTTACCTGGGAAAAGGAAAAAAAAGTAGATGTAGCCATGGAATTTGGCTTGCTTGGAAGTAAAATCACAGGTTCAATAGATTTATTCCACAATGTGAGAAGTGATATTTTAACTTCAAGAGGAACGGTTTCATCAATTTTTGGTGTTGGCCTGCCTCCGGTAAATCTGGGTAAAGTACAAAATCAGGGTGGTGAGATCGAGATCAGTTATAGAGATAAGATCGGCAATGTCGATTTTTCTGTAAGGGCAAATTACTCGCTGGCCAAAAATAAGATTCTTTACCGCGACGAACCTACTCCTGCTTATCCTTACCAAGCATTTACAGGTAACAGTATTGGCCAGATCTTAACCTATCAATGGATTGGTTTTTATACCTCTGCTGCTGATATTGCTTCAAGTCCAGTTCCACAAACTACACCAAGAATCGGTGATTTAAAATATGCCGATTTAAACGGTGATGGTAAAATTGATGGTTATGATATGTCAATAAACGGAAACCCTAATCTACCGAACACAAATTATGGCCTGGAACTTCGCACCAATTATAAAAACTTCGGTTTAAGTTTGTTATTCCAGGCAGCTACGAACTTTAACGTACGCGGGGTAGCAGAAGCCATTCAGGCATTCGCTTCTAACCTTACATCGATCCACCAAAACTCGTGGACACCGGCCCTTGGCGATGCAGCACAATATCCGCTGCTTTCTTTAAGCCCGGGTTTAAGTAGTCCTTCTGCTTATCCATCAACATTCTGGCTGGTTTCAGGAAATTATCTTCGATTAAAGAACGCAGAGTTCAGTTACAATTTTCCTCAAAAGCTTACCGAAAGATTAAAAGTGCAGAGCATCCGTACCTATATCAATGGTTATAATCTCCTTACTTGGTCTAGCCTAGATAAACGCTATCAATTTGATCCAGAGTCAAACTCAGGGCAGGATAGGATTAAATATCCACCGCAAAAAATGATCAATTTAGGTTTAAGTGTTACATTTTGA